Genomic segment of Candoia aspera isolate rCanAsp1 chromosome 2, rCanAsp1.hap2, whole genome shotgun sequence:
ctgttgtggggaaaataggaggaggaaggagtattaggtatgttcgctgccttgagttatttgtaaaaataataaaggtaggataaaaaatctttttaaaaaatagaataaattagaGGAAGAGGGATGGGGGATAAAGAATGCTGAGGACGACAGCATGTGTTTTAGCAAgacatgtttattatttattcgatttatatagccacccatctcccgTTTTATATAGGCACCcaactccaggcggcttacaataaaaaagataaaatgtaggTACCAAGCTTGTTTGCCACGGCTGGCTGATCCTTCGCTACTGTCAGAGGGTCCCTGAGTCTCACACTACGGTAACAGAGAGATTCCGGAGTTTGGCTCCTACAATTTCAACCCGCAGAGGGAAGCGGAGAGGCCGAGAGCAGATAAATGGAGGGAGCTAACGCCCCCCGCCGCCCCCCTTCCCATTCTACAGTATGAACGAACGGGGATTACATATCCGTGAGCGCACTCCCGCCTTTTGTTTGGTGTATGCCTTTGTTGTACACGCTGCGCCCTCTAAAAAGCACGGAAAGGTCAGGCGGCGGAGGGGCAAGGTCGCGGGCGAGCTTGCATCAGTCGGTTTCCTTcccgggggagggaggaggggttTTGTGGACAGGCACTCGAAGTGACTTTGCTGTTCAGGCGGCTCAATGACGCGAGTTCTTCGGAGCTGGGAGTGGCTGCTGGTGACGTCTTCTGTGAAAGAGGGGGTCACGTGACAGGGctccattcattaaaaaaaaaaaaaaaaaaaggaagaaagaagcgCCTCACCATATAAAAGCCACACCGGTCGGCGGAGCGAGCAAACAGCAAGCAAGCTTAAGAGCAGCAACGATTCAACCGCAAAACGCGCCACCGACCTACCGGCGCGCGAGTCAGGCCAGCCAAGTCCGGATAAAAGGCTTCACCTCCCGCCTCAGATCCAGCCTCCTTGGGGGATACAGAAATTGCCCGGACGGGATAAATCTTCCGAGGCTGCTTGCCAAGAAACCTGTGTGAAAAGCGCCCAGCCAAGCGGAATAAAAAGGCGCAGAGGAGAGAGACGAAAGGAGAGGGGTCTTTGCCTTTCCGCGCTGTCCCCCCTGCCCCGAGCGATGGTCAACATGCAAGTGTGCGCCCTGGATTGCGAGACGCTGCGCGACCTGCTCCAAGACCGCGACTTACAATGCCTGGTCCTGGACTGCCGATCGTTTTTCGCCTTCAACTCCTCGCACGTCGGAGGCTCTTGCAACGTCCGCCTCAGCACCATCGTCCGGCGGAGGGCGAAGGGGGCCGTGGGCTTGGAGCACGTTCTTCCCAACGAAGAAACGCGCGCCCGCCTGCACAAGCGGCTCTTCCACGCCGTGGTGCTGCTGGATGAGCGCAGCCCTGATCTCGAGGCGCCCAAGCGAGATAGCACCCTCCTGCTGGCTCTTAACACCCTCTGCAGGGAAGCCAGGGACGCCCGCATCTGCTTTCTCAAGGGTGAGTTTTAGCTCCGGAGCGAGATCGCCTTCCCTGGGCTCCCCCGGGACTCGGCCCTCAGGTCTACGGAGCGGGGAACTGACACGAATGGGTCGCCGCGCTTGGAGTTAAAGGAAAGCAACACTGTAGTTTTCCGAAAGGAAGGGCTGATAGCTAGAAGAGACGGGCGCTTGATGACTTAGAGCAGCTCCCTCTTTGGGACCGCAGACTGGAGAGGGAGTACTCAGCCACCGCCACCCCCCTCCGGTCTTCTGAAACCTGCCCCCAGGAGCCCACTTTACCTCTCTGAATTTATTAACAATTCCGGTtttctctttttatcttcttCCAGGAGGATACGAGGCattctcttccacctgcccagaaCTGTGCACAAAGCCCTCTGTCCCTAAAGGCCTCACTTTGCCGCTCAGCACCACCACCGCCCCCGGCAGTGCCGATTCAAACTGCAGCTCCTGTGGAACCCCTCTCTATGATCAGGTCAGTTGGCGTCAGAGGAGGCTGGGGGGCCCTGGAGGggggatgtcttttttttttttacattgcccCATGTAAAAGTCATTTCAATGTTGTATTTGGCATGGGCAGGTAGCAATGAGAACAATCATCCTGGAATAGTGGCAATCTTTACCCGGGGCTTAGTAGATCGTGTTCTTCTCTGTTTCAGGGCGGTCCGGTGGAAATCCTACCTTTCCTGTATTTAGGCAGTGCCTATCATGCTTCCAGAAAAGACATGCTGGATACTTTGGGGATCACCGCTTTGATCAACGTCTCTGCAAACTGCCCGAACCATTTTGAAGGGCATTATCAGTACAAAAGCATCCCTGTGGAGGACAACCATAAAGCTGACATCAGTTGCTGGTTTAATGAAGCAATTGACTTCATAggtaaatgtttttttctttctgcagctttCCCATTGGATTCCAAATTTATAATATCCTGGGCACCAGTCTTTCGGGAGCCGCCTTTGAGTTTGAGATCCAGATAGCTAGGGGGGATCAAGATAGCACCAGTTAAAATACATCTGTAGCTATGCTGATGCTTGAGTTTCCTTGGAGAATAGTTCAGTACAGGCCAAGAACATCTAAGGCTTTATGCACGATGTCATTGAATTCAGTGATGTGGGTGTTGTAAAGAGTAGCTAGTAACCTGGTCCGATCTCATGGTGACAGTATTTCCAAGGTTAGCCTTTTCAGCAAGAATTAAGTGGCCAGTTAGAATAAATTACTTGCATGTTCAGACAAAGCATCCATAACCTATCATTGCTGTCTTCCTTTGTGCCTCAGTCTCGCTTCCCAGCTGAATATTGAGATGCTAGGAAAGATTCTCCCTTCAGGCAAAAGCATCTTGGAAGAGAAATGCGCTAAGCTTTATGTTTTACTTATTTTTCCAGACTCCATAAAAAATGATGGCGGACGAGTGTTTGTTCACTGCCAAGCTGGTATCTCCCGCTCTGCAACGATTTGCCTTGCCTACCTTATGAGGACCAACCGAGTCAAACTAGATGAAGCTTTTGAGTTTGTGAAACAGAGAAGAAGCATCATCTCCCCTAACTTTAGCTTCATGGGCCAGCTGTTGCAGTTTGAGTCCCAGGTCCTTGCTCCAAATTGCTCAGCAGAGGCAGGAAGCCCTGCTATGTCTGCACTGGACAGAGGAACATCCACTACAACCGTCTTTAACTTCCCTGTTTCCATCCCTGTCCATTCTTCTTCCAATGCACTAAGCTACCTTCAGAGCCCCATCACCACGTCTCCAAGCTGTTGAAAGGCAGGTGCTAGTGGACTCTGCACAAAGACTTGATATCTTGTTGTTCCCTGAAAAGTGCAATAACTTTAGGAGGAGATCTATTCATTTATATGGGTCTCCTCTCATTACATCTACAAAGCAATACAGAATCACCAGCAGTGATCAACATTTCTGACTCCAGAAAGCGAGGTTCTTTCTGATAGATGATCTTAACAGAGGCATTTTTGACCAATGTTTGGATGCTTACAAAGGAGACAAAGCACAAAGGACTTTGCTTTCTACTCCTGAAAAATTCCCATTACTGTTTTGTTCCCCTTGCTGTTCCAGTAGCAGATCCGACAGTATTTGCATTCTCTGGGTATGCTCAGTTGCAGAATGCTGTCCCCTTGTACAAGAAgatctttgtatttatttatttttatagtgtaATTGCAATGTGTGTTCCGTCTTCAAGTCtgaagtttcattttcttttcttttctttttttaaagaaagaaagaaagaaacaaaataccTCAGGTGGTTTTTTTTTGGTACTGTAATCCCATAAATACATCTTAAAACTGTTTCCAAAGCACTGACATGGAAAGCACAAAGGAGTGTTGTGGAGGTTTTTTTGGTTGCTAGTGGTTGTATgcttgctgattttatttatgatgtgaaataatatattttcttcttataAAAGAAGACAGGTTTTGTAATAATTATGTTTTTTTATACAAACCAAATAAATTATGACATTTCTATTGAAAAAAGTAATTCCTTTAAagtcttttcccccctttctttcttgaTAATGGCAAGATCAGAAAATAGACATTTCCAGTTTGTTAGCTGACGGACTCTTGTCAAGTGCCCCTTCCCGCAATCATGATAGGACCCTGGAAATCTGTGTTGCCCCTAAAAACACTGTTCTGCATTACCATTCAGCAAAGGAGAGAAATAGGATCTCTTTTCTTGCATtcagcaaaggaaagaaaaagacataaTTAGTTTTCTATGGCCGTGGATGTCAGCCAGATGATTAGTGTTGTCAGATCTGACTGTTTGGATCATCCAAATGAGTGGGAGGAAAAGAGATCCAGTACCACAGTTAAGATGACCTACACTATTAGCATGGCCAATGTTAATCATATGAAAATGTCTATGACTATTTGATGAAAAACATTCCATTCCTTCGACTACAGTCCCAATCATCTTTCAGCTATCTAAGCAGAGATGGAAGGTGGAAGTTAGCAGTCTGTGTGTATCCCTGGCTTGATGGCTACCATTTCTAATAAGCAACTTTGCTGACCACCAGAGAGAAATTATTAGGAAAGTGCCAAAATGCAATTTCCATGTTGAATCCTTTTAAAGACTGGGCCATATTAtataaacttcctttttttctcttctacggAAGTTGCAGTTctctgaaaaggaggaaaaaggggcAAAGGCCTGTCTTGAGTATTGGGCCATGGAAATAGATGTGGGCAAAACAATTCATTAAACGTACTTTTAAAAAACCATACTTGAAGCAACCcacttttattttgaagaaaaattgtGTGAGGTTTTTTTCTCCCTAAGAGCTTAGAGTCATTTCCCGTTGATACTGCTATTTACCTCAAAATGTGCTGCTATTGCAGCCCCAGTGGTGACTTAATGGTACTTTCTGTGTCTCCTCTTGTCTTCTGTGGACATGCCTCAGGGAGAGAAGAATGCCTCAAGGATGAGTTTGAGTGGAAGATAATCTGGTTGACCAATTTCTTCATAATCTCACTCAGTCATTGGAAGTAAGTTGGTTATCACTGTTCTCATTTTACAGACGAACTGGAAAGAGACATTGCATGGATGGTCTCAGAGCAGTTTTGTGGGCCAGGGTTAACATTTCTTCTCTGCTATACTTCattaacggcgttccgtgagtcatgctggccacatgacccggaagtgtcctatggacaacgccggctccaaggcttagaaacggaaatgagcaccgccccctagagtcggactcgactggactttacgtcaagggaaacctttacctttaccttatacttcATTCACATGGCATGTTAAGCCATGGGTTATTTAacaatggtttatttaataacCTCAGATGTCTAGTTTCCTGCATGATGCTAAGTCACAAATTATGATTTAAAAACCATACTGATTTGGTTCACAGAAGGCTAAACATATAACATTTTCTGATTTGCTGGTGGCTTAGCaagttgtatgaacccagtcac
This window contains:
- the DUSP1 gene encoding dual specificity protein phosphatase 1: MVNMQVCALDCETLRDLLQDRDLQCLVLDCRSFFAFNSSHVGGSCNVRLSTIVRRRAKGAVGLEHVLPNEETRARLHKRLFHAVVLLDERSPDLEAPKRDSTLLLALNTLCREARDARICFLKGGYEAFSSTCPELCTKPSVPKGLTLPLSTTTAPGSADSNCSSCGTPLYDQGGPVEILPFLYLGSAYHASRKDMLDTLGITALINVSANCPNHFEGHYQYKSIPVEDNHKADISCWFNEAIDFIDSIKNDGGRVFVHCQAGISRSATICLAYLMRTNRVKLDEAFEFVKQRRSIISPNFSFMGQLLQFESQVLAPNCSAEAGSPAMSALDRGTSTTTVFNFPVSIPVHSSSNALSYLQSPITTSPSC